From a region of the Alnus glutinosa chromosome 1, dhAlnGlut1.1, whole genome shotgun sequence genome:
- the LOC133876254 gene encoding uncharacterized protein LOC133876254 — protein MAHNKLVVEVHFGGRFDQSFGCEYTGGEVELHKDSVDLDKLSFFEIEDICKEYGYKLGDLIYFKDPVKSLADGLHLITSDHDVLKLFACHDGHAILQLYIVSFGDGGGDEEDSQDDNEYGGRADLDDPWWDDKLSDTEDVFDVGVDVDSSGPSNVQHDNPRVEQGNVEDNEGGNDENSEEGGNDENSEDGEEGDEKYEEGGDDENSEEGGNGDNEDEVGHDDDDNNSDMARSDILVSPVASDEEVENSESRGSEFHAVDREDPSLEVKMRFPDIQTFREVVRVFNLKRGKDITFKKNERKKCIVVCKEPKCNYRVYARQVDDEATFQIISLQGRHVCGRQFRNSIVNSTWIADKLIDKFRVQPDMPLHMIQNEVQERWRIDVNPSMMYRTRIKANKKIYGNHGGQYAALWDYCETLRATNPGSCVVMKVDRTVPEANPRFQRLYCSLAAMKKGFLEGCRPVIGVDGCFLKGPFKGQLLAAVGRDGNDNMYLIAYAVVEAETKDSWI, from the coding sequence ATGGCACACAATAAACTAGTGGTTGAGGTCCATTTTGGGGGTAGGTTTGACCAGAGTTTTGGGTGTGAGTATACGGGTGGTGAAGTTGAACTGCACAAAGATAGTGTTGACCTTGATAAACTATCtttctttgaaattgaagaTATATGTAAGGAATATGGATATAAGTTAGGggatttaatatattttaaagacCCCGTGAAGAGTCTTGCTGATGGGTTGCATTTAATTACTTCAGACCATGATGTGCTAAAACTGTTTGCTTGCCATGATGGGCATGCCattttgcaattatatattGTGTCTTTTGGGGATGGAGGAGGTGATGAAGAGGATAGTCAAGATGATAATGAATATGGAGGTAGGGCTGATTTGGATGATCCTTGGTGGGATGATAAGCTTAGTGATACTGAAGACGTATTTGATGTTGGTGTTGATGTTGATAGTTCTGGACCCTCTAATGTACAACATGATAATCCTAGGGTTGAACAAGGTAATGTAGAGGATAATGAAGGGGGTAatgatgagaatagtgaagagggtggtaatgatgagaatagtgaagatgGTGAAGAGGGTGATGAGAAGTATGAAGAGGGTGGTGatgatgagaatagtgaagagggTGGTAATGGTGATAATGAAGATGAAGTTGGTCATGATGACGATGACAATAACTCTGATATGGCTAGAAGTGACATACTTGTCTCACCAGTAGCtagtgatgaagaagttgaaaaTTCTGAGTCAAGAGGGTCTGAGTTCCATGCAGTTGACCGAGAGGATCCAAGTTTGGAAGTTAAGATGAGATTCCCAGATATACAGACATTTAGGGAGGTTGTTAGGGTGTTCAATCTGAAGAGGGGCAAGGAcattacctttaaaaaaaatgagagaaaaaagtgtATTGTTGTATGTAAAGAACCAAAGTGTAATTATAGAGTGTATGCTAGACAGGTGGATGATGAAGCTACATTCCAGATAATCAGCCTTCAAGGTAGACATGTCTGTGGCAGGCAATTTAGGAACTCAATTGTAAACTCTACATGGATAGCCGATAAACTGATTGATAAGTTTAGAGTTCAGCCCGACATGCCATTACATATGATACAGAATGAAGTGCAAGAAAGATGGAGGATAGATGTGAATCCGAGCATGATGTATAGGACAAGAATCAaggctaataaaaaaatatatggcaaCCATGGGGGTCAGTATGCGGCCTTGTGGGACTATTGTGAGACCTTGAGAGCAACTAACCCAGGAAGTTGTGTTGTGATGAAAGTGGATAGGACAGTACCCGAGGCGAATCCAAGGTTTCAAAGACTGTATTGTTCTTTGGCAGCCATGAAGAAGGGCTTTTTGGAAGGTTGTAGGCCTGTAATAGGGGTGGATGGGTGTTTCCTTAAAGGGCCATTTAAGGGGCAACTTCTAGCTGCAGTTGGACGCGATGGCAATGATAACATGTATCTGATTGCATATGCCGTAGTTGAAGCTGAGACTAAGGACAGCTGGATCTGA